From the Thermodesulfobacteriota bacterium genome, one window contains:
- a CDS encoding DUF393 domain-containing protein, whose protein sequence is MIYDAGCPVCRGFVDKVRRRAAPPDAFEFLPCGSAEARGRFPSIREADCMAAVHLVLPGGQVLAGERALPEILRRMRGYRILTPLFRLPGAGIVSRLLYREFARHRSRDG, encoded by the coding sequence TTGATTTATGACGCCGGCTGTCCCGTCTGCCGCGGGTTCGTGGACAAAGTCCGGCGCAGGGCCGCGCCGCCGGACGCCTTCGAGTTCCTCCCCTGCGGCTCGGCGGAAGCCCGTGGCCGCTTCCCTTCCATCCGCGAAGCGGACTGCATGGCGGCCGTCCATCTTGTCCTTCCGGGCGGGCAGGTGCTCGCAGGCGAGCGGGCGCTCCCCGAAATTCTTAGACGAATGCGAGGATACCGGATCCTCACCCCGCTGTTCCGCCTCCCGGGCGCCGGCATCGTCTCCCGGCTCCTTTACCGGGAATTCGCCCGCCACCGCAGCCGTGACGGTTAG
- the hypE gene encoding hydrogenase expression/formation protein HypE, producing MTAGKASATDRILLSHGEGGKRTRELIGTVISRYFSNPVLAPFFDSGLLGRIDGEIAFTTDGHVVSPAFFPGGDIGRLAVCGTVNDLAVCGARGIAISCGLVLEEGLPIETLERALAAMRDAAAEAGVLVACGDTKVVEKGKGDGIFITTAGVGVMVDGWRPSPEAVRPGDRILLTGTMGDHYVAVLVARQRLSLSAPVLSDVAPVGGMILPLLERFGSRVRFMRDPTRGGVGVTLNEMASSAKARFVLDEERLPVRESVRGVCEILGFDPLYLANEGKALLIVDPSAAEDALAALREHPLGREAAIVGTVEEGAPGVRMRTLAGGLRAVDYPVGDQLPRIC from the coding sequence ACGCGCGAGCTGATCGGCACGGTGATCTCGCGGTATTTCTCCAACCCCGTGCTCGCCCCGTTCTTCGACTCGGGGCTGCTCGGCCGGATCGACGGGGAGATCGCCTTCACGACGGACGGTCACGTGGTGTCGCCGGCCTTCTTCCCGGGAGGGGACATCGGGCGGCTGGCGGTCTGCGGGACCGTGAACGACCTCGCCGTCTGCGGCGCGCGGGGGATCGCGATCTCCTGCGGCCTGGTCCTCGAGGAGGGGCTGCCGATAGAGACGCTCGAGCGGGCGCTCGCGGCGATGCGCGACGCGGCGGCCGAGGCGGGGGTGCTCGTCGCCTGCGGCGACACCAAGGTCGTGGAGAAGGGGAAGGGAGACGGGATCTTCATCACCACCGCGGGCGTCGGCGTGATGGTGGACGGCTGGAGGCCTTCCCCGGAAGCGGTGCGTCCGGGCGACCGGATCCTGCTCACGGGGACGATGGGCGACCATTACGTGGCCGTGCTTGTCGCCCGCCAGCGGCTCTCCCTGTCCGCGCCCGTCCTGTCGGACGTGGCTCCCGTCGGCGGGATGATCCTCCCGCTGCTGGAGCGGTTCGGGAGCCGGGTCCGCTTCATGCGCGATCCCACGCGGGGCGGCGTCGGAGTGACGCTCAACGAGATGGCGTCCTCGGCGAAGGCGCGGTTCGTCCTCGACGAGGAGCGGCTCCCCGTGCGTGAATCGGTGCGCGGCGTATGCGAGATCCTCGGATTCGACCCGCTCTACCTCGCCAATGAAGGGAAGGCGCTGCTGATCGTGGATCCGTCCGCCGCGGAAGACGCGCTCGCCGCCCTGCGGGAGCACCCGCTGGGAAGGGAGGCCGCGATCGTCGGGACGGTGGAGGAAGGCGCGCCCGGCGTGCGTATGCGGACCCTTGCGGGGGGGCTGCGGGCCGTCGACTACCCCGTGGGGGACCAGCTCCCGCGGATCTGCTGA
- a CDS encoding amino acid ABC transporter ATP-binding protein, translated as MIRFEGVHKWFGPLHVLNGIDLHVKAGEVVVVCGPSGSGKSTLIRTINNLEPINEGKLTVDGRDLLDRKTDINKLRAEIGFVFQQFNLYPHLTVIENITLAPVKIRKTDRKEAEKQAMALLERVGLPEKRDAHPAQLSGGQQQRVAIARGLAMKPKIMLFDEPTSALDPEMIGEVLQVMKDLAASGMTMMVVTHEMGFAREVSDRVVFMDHGAILEMAEPAEFFKNPKHDRLRQFLKQVLSPMH; from the coding sequence ATGATCCGTTTCGAGGGCGTCCACAAGTGGTTCGGGCCGCTTCACGTGCTGAACGGCATCGATCTCCACGTGAAAGCAGGGGAAGTCGTCGTGGTCTGCGGCCCTTCCGGCTCGGGGAAATCCACCCTCATCCGGACGATCAACAACCTGGAGCCCATCAACGAGGGGAAGCTCACCGTCGACGGAAGGGACCTGCTGGACCGGAAGACCGACATCAACAAGCTGCGCGCGGAGATCGGCTTCGTCTTCCAGCAGTTCAATCTCTACCCCCACCTGACGGTCATCGAAAACATCACCCTGGCGCCGGTCAAGATCCGAAAGACGGACCGGAAGGAAGCCGAGAAACAGGCGATGGCGCTTCTCGAGCGCGTCGGGCTGCCGGAGAAGCGCGACGCCCATCCCGCCCAGCTCTCGGGCGGCCAGCAGCAGCGGGTCGCCATCGCGCGCGGGCTGGCGATGAAGCCCAAGATCATGCTCTTCGACGAGCCCACCTCGGCGCTCGATCCCGAGATGATCGGCGAAGTCCTCCAGGTCATGAAGGACCTCGCCGCTTCCGGGATGACCATGATGGTGGTCACCCACGAGATGGGGTTCGCCCGGGAGGTCTCCGACCGGGTGGTCTTCATGGACCACGGCGCCATCCTCGAGATGGCGGAGCCCGCCGAGTTCTTCAAGAATCCGAAACACGACCGGTTGCGGCAGTTCCTCAAGCAGGTGCTGTCTCCGATGCACTAA